From Delphinus delphis chromosome X, mDelDel1.2, whole genome shotgun sequence, a single genomic window includes:
- the LOC132417928 gene encoding melanoma-associated antigen 8-like codes for MSELRQPEADLEAPVPAQGPMEAPLLGAAGEEAASPSSSASPGAPSFSAYAEPLSREALVALMADLVGFLLVKFRTGEPTSEAEMLSTVVREHRDHFPVVFRLVCECLQLLFGVDVKVVDPRERTYVLVPTLGLTWDAVLSDWQRTPEASLPLLVLTMVTLFGDRVPEEEVWGKLGTLGFCGGRELLTEVWVQTGYLKYRQVPHSDPARYEFLWGPRAYAEASECQVLQHLLRINSMAPRFFPSVSAGSVSDEEEGA; via the coding sequence ATGAGTGAGCTCCGCCAGCCTGAGGCCGACCTTGAGGCCCCAGTCCCGGCCCAGGGTCCTATGGAGGCGCCGCTGCTGGGGGCTGCGGGGGAGGAGGCCGCATCCCCCTCGTCCTCCGCCTCCCCTGGCGCCCCCTCCTTCTCCGCCTATGCCGAGCCCTTGTCCCGCGAGGCACTTGTTGCGCTGATGGCTGACCTGGTGGGGTTCCTGCTCGTCAAGTTTCGTACCGGGGAGCCGACCTCCGAGGCGGAGATGCTGAGTACGGTCGTCCGGGAGCATCGGGACCACTTCCCCGTGGTCTTCCGCCTCGTTTGCGAGTGCCTGCAGCTGCTGTTTGGCGTGGACGTGAAGGTGGTGGACCCCCGCGAGCGCACCTACGTCCTGGTCCCCACCCTGGGCCTCACCTGGGATGCAGTGCTGAGCGACTGGCAGCGCACGCCCGAGGCCAGCCTCCCTCTGCTGGTCCTGACCATGGTCACCCTGTTCGGTGACCGCGTCCCTGAGGAGGAGGTGTGGGGAAAGCTAGGCACCCTGGGGTTTTGTGGCGGGAGGGAGCTGCTCACCGAAGTGTGGGTGCAGACGGGCTACCTGAAGTACCGGCAGGTGCCCCACAGCGACCCTGCCCGCTACGAGTTCCTGTGGGGTCCCCGGGCCTACGCGGAGGCCAGCGAGTGTCAGGTCCTGCAGCATCTGCTCAGGATCAATAGCATGGCTCCCAGGTTCTTCCCATCCGTGTCTGCAGGGAGTGTGAGCGATGAGGAAGAGGGAGCCTGA
- the LOC132418517 gene encoding paraneoplastic antigen Ma6E-like yields MAMALAVLRDWCRSMGVNAQRSLLILGIPDDCKDQEFQEAVQAALRSLGRYRVLGKVYRKELGSSVALVEFAECLNRSLLPRQIPGKGGPWTVVCLPQAPDADSQDRPSCPAQPQGQAVVGRAGEAGTAGHSGTAGEEEAAGEAGVAGMEGDTGEEEALGEEGAEGEEGAAGEEGAAGEEGGAGEKGAAGEEGDEGEEGGAGEKGAAGAEGASGEEGAAGEEGASGEAGAAGGERSEGQAGAEGEAGVSDEEGAAGEEGAEGEEGAEGEEGAEGEEGAAGEEGAAGPEGAEGQAGAEGQAGAEGEAGAESDEEGAAGYRNVAGVAGLLSMAGPTGGAMAEPEEAVVTAAGAMGEAGPGTQQWRQALQPVLDSMGYQELGTFSGMEEPGHGEGSSESWLEQASHTLHLWRHVSERERRRRLVESLRGPALDLLRGLLAEDPELAAQDCLAALVQVFGNKDPRGSARLKFVTCAQRPQETLSAYVMRLEGLLQSALEKGAIHPAMADQARARQVLTRARLNDTLRDTLRRRRLMRRPPGFAGMLRLIQKTEAWDADPASREHFPGQEEARVDVAVLAAAAQAAPAHEAITAGTTAHGTKASPAGEDSTAQAARSKEGSAEDHPAREEASAAVAGTAKAGEAAPEDHGAARAAPEDHGAARAAPGPGETSKASTATQEDGSAAAPAGLGQAGPSDAPGVPMPGRMGSASPVAPGGPGWEPEGLAQAGGQEAEETPEEGLKPIPEEPGNEDGAAEMSPPGSTSGQ; encoded by the exons ATGGCGATGGCTCTGGCGGTATTGCGGGACTGGTGCAGGTCGATGGGCGTGAACGCTCAGCGATCTCTGCTCATCCTGGGAATCCCAGATGACTGCAAAGACCAGGAATTCCAGGAGGCTGTGCAGGCTGCCCTGCGTTCCCTGGGCAGGTACCGAGTGCTGGGCAAGGTCTACAGAAAGGAGCTGGGGTCGAGTGTTGCCCTGGTCGAGTTTGCTGAGTGTTTAAATCGAAGCTTGCTCCCCCGCCAAATACCAGGCAAGGGAGGGCCCTGGACTGTGGTCTGCCTGCCCCAGGCCCCTGATGCTGATTCACAGGATAGACCCAGTTGCCCTGCGCAGCCCCAGGGACAAGCAGTGGTTGGCAGGGCGGGTGAAGCAGGAACTGCAGGTCACTCAGGAActgcaggggaggaggaggctgcAGGGGAGGCGGGAGTCGCAGGTATGGAGGGAGACACAGGTGAGGAGGAAGCCTTaggtgaggagggagctgaaggtgaggagggagctgcaggtgaggagggagctgcaggtgaggagggaggtgCAGGTGAGAAGGGAgctgcaggtgaggagggagaTGAAGGTGAGGAGGGAGGTGCAGGTGAGAAGGGAGCTGCAGGCGCGGAGGGAGCCtcaggtgaggagggagctgcaggtgaggagggagccTCAGGTGAGGCAGGAGCTGCAGGTGGGGAAAGATCTGAGGGTCAAGCAGGAGCTGAAGGTGAAGCAGGAGTGTCAGATGAGGAAGGAgctgcaggtgaggagggagctgaaggtgaggagggagctgaaggtgaggagggagctgaagGTGAGGAAGGAGCTGCAG GTGAGGAAGGAGCTGCAGGTCCGGAAGGAGCTGAGGGTCAAGCAGGAGCTGAGGGTCAAGCAGGAGCTGAAGGTGAAGCAGGAGCTGAGTCAGATGAGGAAGGAGCTGCAGGttacagaaatgttgcaggcGTGGCAGGACTTCTGAGTATGGCAGGACCCACGGGCGGGGCAATGGCTGAGCCTGAGGAAGCAGTTGTGACAGCGGCAGGCGCCATGGGTGAGGCAGGACCCGGGACCCAGCAGTGGAGGCAGGCCTTGCAGCCCGTGCTGGACAGCATGGGCTACCAGGAGCTGGGAACCTTCTCTGGGATGGAAGAGCCGGGCCACGGGGAAGGGTCCTCTGAGAGCTGGCTGGAGCAGGCCAGCCACACGCTGCACCTGTGGCGCCACGTGtctgagagggagaggaggaggaggctggTGGAGAGCTTGCGCGGCCCCGCGCTGGACCTCCTGCGCGGCCTCCTGGCGGAAGATCCCGAGCTGGCTGCCCAGGACTGCCTGGCCGCGCTGGTGCAGGTGTTTGGGAACAAGGACCCCCGGGGGAGTGCTCGGCTGAAGTTCGTGACCTGTGCCCAGCGGCCCCAGGAGACTCTCTCTGCGTACGTGATGCGCCTGGAAGGCCTGCTGCAGTCGGCCCTGGAGAAGGGGGCCATCCACCCGGCCATGGCGGACCAGGCGCGTGCCCGGCAGGTGCTGACGCGGGCCCGGCTGAACGACACGCTCCGGGACACGCTGAGGAGGAGGCGGCTGATGAGGAGGCCTCCCGGCTTTGCGGGGATGCTGCGGCTCATCCAGAAGACCGAGGCCTGGGACGCCGACCCGGCTAGCAGGGAGCACTTCCCAGGGCAGGAAGAGGCCCGTGTGGACGTTGCAGTCCTGGCAGCAGCCGCCCAGGCCGCCCCGGCCCATGAGGCCATCACCGCAGGCACCACTGCACATGGCACCAAGGCCTCCCCGGCCGGTGAAGATAGCACCGCCCAGGCCGCCCGTTCCAAGGAAGGGAGCGCCGAGGACCACCCGGCACGTGAGGAGGCCAGTGCGGCAGTTGCCGGCACTGCCAAGGCTGGCGAGGCGGCCCCTGAAGACCATGGTGCCGCCAGGGCAGCCCCTGAAGACCATGGTGCCGCCAGGGCAGCCCCTGGCCCTGGGGAGACCAGCAAGGCGTCCACGGCCACTCAGGAAGATGGAAGTGCTGCCGCCCCTGCGGGCCTAGGTCAGGCAGGACCCTCAGATGCCCCCGGGGTCCCCATGCCTGGCCGGATGGGCAGTGCTTCCCCGGTGGCCCCAGGAGGTCCTGGCTGGGAGCCAGAGGGCCTCGCCCAGGCAGGCGGCCAGGAGGCTGAGGAGACCCCCGAGGAGGGGCTCAAGCCCATCCCAGAAGAGCCGGGAAATGAGGACGGGGCTGCAGAGATGAGCCCCCCGGGGTCCACCTCGGGCCAGTAG
- the LOC132418730 gene encoding heat shock transcription factor, X-linked-like — translation MTGVKQEADMLTGLPFRMSLPGWAVLSPPSNRSTSRLRPSAQGAAPPQSLALDQPVPAGHPDLRLLPGEAAFQDLTEEPLLKRPRTACEAVWEGSLLFHPFPRKLWTIVHSSRFASIGWNEDGTCIGVNRPLFQKEVLDRGGLDKVFKTERVESFIRQLNRYGFSKVYQDMHTSLCVTNLSTKERPAHVLSESFSKGERDCPHLLVRMKPRVHTKPASGQVDGEPAAPGHLPAPSAAEPQDGLPPSPEHIQGTPSYPQLDHASALAGTDSVAPAPPQTAAEPPAPDPNVQVLVPLVPVLAEVAQPAEVPWLCCAWPPAQMSPPWPVPGLAAAPPQVLSLPPPRSSRGPRCCLLRTLDARGGRQACRLPDLDPSAPEPLCCCCMGSRCFLEYPTPPGRPTEDPDQADPADTRRW, via the exons ATGACGGGCGTGAAGCAGGAGGCTGACATGCTGACGGGCCTGCCCTTTAGGATGTCACTTCCTGGCTGGGCTGTGCTGTCACCCCCGAGCAACCGGAGCACTTCT CGGCTCCGGCCCTCGGCTCAGGGAGCTGCACCCCCCCAGTCCCTCGCCCTGGACCAGCCCGTGCCCGCGGGGCACCCCGACCTCAGGCTGCTGCCTGGAGAAGCCGCTTTCCAGGATTTGACGGAAGAGCCTTTGTTGAAAAGGCCTCGCACCGCCTGCGAGGCCGTGTGGGAAGGCAGCCTGCTCTTCCACCCCTTTCCCAGGAAGCTGTGGACGATCGTCCACAGCAGTCGCTTTGCATCCATTGGGTGGAATGAAGACGGGACTTGCATAGGCGTCAACAGGCCGCTGTTTCAAAAGGAGGTTTTGGACAGGGGCGGCCTAGACAAGGTGTTCAAGACAGAACGTGTGGAGAGCTTCATCCGCCAGCTTAACCGCTATGGATTCAGCAAAGTGTACCAGGACATGCACACGTCCCTCTGCGTGACCAACCTGTCCACGAAGGAGCGGCCCGCCCACGTCCTGAGCGAG tcattttccaAGGGCGAAAG AGACTGCCCGCACCTCCTGGTGAGGATGAAGCCGAGAGTGCACACTAAACCAGCATCCGGGCAGGTGGACGGCGAGCCGGCAGCCCCGGGGCACCTCCCGGCGCCCAGCGCCGCGGAGCCGCAGGACGGCCTCCCACCGTCTCCTGAGCACATCCAGGGGACCCCGAGCTACCCGCAACTCGACCATGCCTCCGCCCTGGCCGGGACTGACTCTGTCGCTCCGGCCCCTCCTCAGACAGCAGCCGAGCCCCCAGCGCCGGATCCCAACGTGCAGGTTCTGGTCCCTCTAGTCCCTGTCCTGGCAGAGGTGGCCCAGCCAGCCGAGGTCCCCTGGCTCTGCTGCGCCTGGCCTCCCGCCCAGATGAGTCCTCCCTGGCCCGTGCCGGGCCTGGCCGCCGCACCCCCCCAAGTCCTCAGCCTTCCCCCCCCGCGCAGCTCCCGGGGGCCGCGCTGCTGCCTCTTGCGCACCCTGGATGCCCGAGGTGGCCGCCAGGCCTGCCGCCTCCCTGACCTTGATCCGTCGGCCCCTGAGCCCCTTTGCTGCTGCTGCATGGGCTCCCGCTGTTTCCTGGAATACCCGACCCCTCCAGGCAGGCCCACAGAGGACCCTGACCAGGCAGACCCTGCAGACACACGGAGGTGGTAA